The Bombyx mori chromosome 8, ASM3026992v2 genomic sequence ggtgggtggtgcatttacgttatagatgtctatgggctagagtaaccacttaacaccaggtgggctgtgagctcgtacactcatttaagcaataaaaaaaaaggtagaataGATTCTTTATTTCAGTTCGTTCAATGGGCACAATGCGGCGAAGGTCTGGTCACGGCGGCCCCGACGGTGTTGTGGGCGGTTGGCGCCGTGCTGCTGGCGCAGAGAATGATCGCGGCCTTGTTCAGACGTTTCGCGTTCCGTAGGGTTCCGTTTTGGGAGCTGGTTTTGCAAGTTAGTACAGTGCAGTAATCCCACTTATAACCTGGTGGATCGGTTACGTGTTGTAGTATtcccattctttttttttctatctattctagtaacctcgaggggttattctagatttaccgaaatagtaggtgagctcaccggctcaaaccgggaatgttgctaattagggcctagcaagagccgtgcttcgcagaacctaccaccggatcgaaaacgcgacgcactgagaagatccggcgagaaactcagtgggctgtgtctgtcggTTAGTTTATTCGTCgaggccttcgtcgcaagcgacgggttcggcgaggacggtgaccggtgcttgaggtacctaaaagcaccgttaatcgatcgggaggatccgttatgacgtgtttagggcaaatTCCCGTATAATACGCGTTATGTATAAATTATTCACCTTTAACTTCTCTTTAAAAGCGGCTCAAATCGAATATTAAGGAAAAGTGTGTTATGAACGGAATATGTGCGTTTTATTAGAATCAAGTTAAGAAcaattgaaatacaaaaaaaaggcgGGAAACTCCCGCGTTGTATGAGGAATGCACGTGTTATACGAGGAACATAAAATTGCGTAATAATCGCTTTCACACGTcgttacggatccatcagatccaataacatttgcattagacgccttcagctctaacactaggagcaggcttagggaccccggtaaccgtactcgtcgaactcgacaaagagttcgacgtgcaacctgaTCCATtaatcagcccactgagtttctcgccggatcttctcgcgattccgatccggtagtagattcattctcgaagcagctgctcttgagatgttaggtttccttcggaggcgctcgggcagctgctagcaattcccacccctcctggctgagactttgctcgcccgcctgtcccggtgaaactggaaaggcctccgggccaccagcaatccttcaatcctaaaaaaaaatcgctttctATCCAGATGGCCGGAGGAACATGGAGTATCCCATTTGGAAGtaaaattatatacaaaataatatgtttatgatGATTTTGTATCTATATTTCAGAATCTCCTTTTCCTGTGGATGGTGATCTACAGCTTACATTTCTGGGCGGTGCTGGTGAAAATCGCGAAATCTGTAGTCGAATATACTTATACAAATGTATCGTATCGCCGCCGGACGtgttaatatttgtttgtaGTTCGTTTACCGGGCGCCAGTTGGCTGGGTATTGTTCTACCGGAACATGTGGGGACATTAACAATGCGCAATACATTCCTGGCAGACTGCTGACTGAGCCAGACGAGTCCGCGAGTCTAACTAAAGTTAAGGGCTTATCGGATTCGCGGACACAAAATCGTGCTTGTCACTAAGGCGTCTATGTATATCGTAAGACCTTGAATAGTACTTCTCTTTGTctttatcccactatgtggtaTCGGCGCAGGATTCAGGCCTTTCGTAAGTTATCTCTGCACTCAACTCTTCTTTCGCATATCTTCTCTCACACAATCCTTAGGCGGGACCGCCTTACAGCATCACCTACTTTCATACCCAAAGTACTTTTGGCCACAGGACCAACGTCTCTACGCTTAACATGCCCATACCACGATAACCTTCCACTCTTTATCTCTTGTCACTAGTGCAATTTTGagattttaaataatcatttatAGTAGTATCCTTTGTTGTTACTCCACACATTTGCAGTGCTGCTGTACGCATCTTTCTTTCATCTAGCAGATACCCTTTTCACGAATGATTATCACGACTTGATCCAGGAGTATGAActctggtttgaaggatgagtcAGGCGTTGTACAACTCAGATTTCGACGTCATATAGCAAGGCGGGGGCACCATTCACCTGCCACTAAACACCGTGTGAGccgtgaacaattttttttttattgcttagatggttggactaaCCCCTCattgcccacctggtgttaagtggttactggagtccatagacatccacaacgtgaatgcgcctcccacctggagatataatttctaaggtctcaagtatagttacagcggctgccccacccttcaaaccgaaacgcatcactgcttcacggcagaaataggcagggtggtggtacctacccgtgcggactcacaagaggtcttaccactagTAATCGATCTATCTACTTCGATCTACTTCCGTCCATAAGTGTTACTCTTCTCCGGTGACAGCTTGATAACAGTGTCGGTCCAGAAGACGCAGAGAGCTGTCAGCTCATGCAGCTGTGGGTCGTCTGGATGCTCGCGGCCGGACCCCTGGCTTATTATCTATACACGAGAGCGAAGCCAGAGAGTCAGCCGCTCATGATATGGTCAGTATGCGAGACAAATTGACTCAAAACCACAGAAGTTTCAGGTCTAGTCATAAGTGATAGAATAGCGTGACGCATTGATTGATAAACAAGATGGTATAATCTATAGGGTGGGTTCGATTAGAACCTTTCTCGAAAATTAAGATGGGAAGTGATATGAGTGTTTAACGCAGTGAGTGTAACGCAATTAGAAATAATTTAACGAAGCTCGGTCTATGACCCCGCCGTACGGCctctaaacataaataaaactttaacaaaaaagaaaacagactaacaaaaaatattaaaaatcccATCAAATTGAGAGCCTCTCCATTTTTTGAAGTCTAATAACAAAATGCGTATATCATCAATATTGTCGAAGTCAAGTAAATAAACCTTATTAAGGAAGACTTAAAAATTATCGATCTTGCTATTATTTCAATGGGACCACGCGAGAAGCAcaagctttcaaataaaaaatattatcaaaattggtttatttaaaaaagtcctGAGTTAACACCCGAAAAAGTGCAACCGAATTGGGTAACTgcttatttttaagttttttttttttctttctttatcttGCAATCAGTCAGCTAGACTATGAGCAGATGGGTTCAGAGCTGTTAGGCTGGTAGTTTTAAGTTGGTTAAAAAACAAATCGCTTGACGAGACGACGGACGGGTACGAAAATGGTGGTAACACTTTTGTGTTTGCCTGTTTGTGCATATCTATGTGTTGCTCTATTGTGTTAGGCTATAGTAGTAAACTTGGTGGTTCAGGATCACGACGAACCCGTGGCAGCGCCGCGAGATGGGCCCGTACGGCTACTACCTGAACCGGCCGCCCTCCGCGGAGCGTCGCCCGAGCGACTCCGGGCAGCGGCCCTGCGCCCTCCGCCGGGCCCTCAGCGACTCCACGGTTATCAGAGATGGGCCCAGAAAAAAACGATACTCCAAGTCTGTGTAGTTCAATAAACTTTGTGTcggttattggagttttattgCAACCGTACTGGTCACCAAGCGTCATTGTCGGTAGACTGCGgatggcaggacgtcttgtgagtccgcacgggtaggttccatcAACCTGTCTATTCTAGTCTTCTGTCTAGAAGCAGTATTGCGTAATTAAAGATACGGGGCATGTGTAAGCTGCTCTAATCGCGTCTTGTGAAACGATAACCGGgggtaatattatttttgttgctcCTTCTATAAGGTAGCTTTTTACACAACTATTATGTACACATGTACTGGTTTCTTTGTTCCAACTCTTACAAGTCTGACAGATGCGAAAGTGTGGGCTCTCTGATAGGACCTTACATTGCTACAGTGACGCTGGCTGTATAACGGGAGTCttgttttgaaaatttttaaacattaaattgttGTGAATAATTAAACCAATTAACTTGGTACAATGATCGGTTATGTCGCAAGAAGCTTGCTCTGAGCTCTTATTTTtgctaaatatttaattataaacacttATGAGAcagagtttttattatttatttattgtcttaatAGAAACATTTGTGTAGTTTTCTTTTTccattatacattatatattattagataGATAGTTTATTGACGTGAAATGCAGTGTTTCTGTAACAAGAGTTGGTTAGAAGGGTAGCTTGGCCATGCTTCTCCAGGGACGCTCTTCCTCACACCGATTGTTCTGCTGGAGTTCCGCCAGCACCAACGTCGCTGGTGTCCGGTGCAGGGCTGCACTCGCATCGCGTCGCCTGCGCATTTGCATTTTGAAACAAGTGAAACACGACAACAGTTCGCTGTTATTACATATACAtaagtttaagaaaactattaaagaacatatgTACAATAAAGCTTATAGTATAAAGTTAATGATTATCTAgaatctagaagattgcacaaaatgggaatgagttgctcgcttcGGGCATtacaatattgcaataattgttacgttataatactcattgtaaaaatgaaaaaaaaaactaatattaaaaaaaaaaggaaaaaggcATGCCCGccgagtttcttgccagttcttctcaggacggaggctagtttttgtgaattggcggtagttctttttgacattcaacaagcaTGTACTTAcatttatgttgattttttttttttatttgatttgatttgattatcaGTCAGTAAAttaggaaataaataaacattatagcGATAAGGcagccaattgtacttttttatatttaatgtttcgcattttttattaattttgtgtacaacaaagtattctctttctctctctcaacGGCCTTAaacttggattttttttaaatgcccaCGAAACAAGCCCAATGAATTGGTGTTGGGATTCTGACCAGGACTATTAGCAAGACTATACCCCAACGTACAACAAACGATCCGCCCCGCTTCGATGAATATTGCTAGCTCTATGACAAACCATTCCTGACCTCCTTTTTGTGTGTAGACAGGTGAACTCGCGGCCCACCCCGTGTTGAGTGGTCACCCATCACATCGCATCGTGgttgccgccacccatcttcagacatgaggtctaagtctccaTTGTTCAGGAAgatattccttcattgtgggagtcatttgtgaacatttattaagtgcttattttattagaaaaacaaaGTTATACGCTTGGGAGATTCGATTACCGGCACAGTTGCATcggtcgatacgaatgcaccgggcataATCCTTTATAAGCCTTTTGTTCAACAAAATCCTCAAAATTGACATCActtacctactggtggtaggacctcttttgagtccgcacgggtaggtaccatcactctgcctatttctgccgtgaagcagtaatgcgtttcggtttgaagagtggggcagccgttgtaactatacttgagaccttagagcttatatctcaaggtgggtggcgcatttacgttgtaaatgtctatgggctccagtaaccacttaacaccaggtgggctgtgagctcgtcaaacaattttcaaattgAACTCGTGGCGTGGGGCAAATTCATTTCAGGTCACCATTAGACCGTGCCTTTAAGGTGTACGTTGGAATAACGTTAGAAGACTAACAGAGATGAATGCTCGTAGCTTCTCGATGGCATCAGCCGTAGTCTCACTGGATTTACCGACGATGCGCACGCACATTTCCTTCCCCGGCTCGGCGCGTTGCACTCGGCACGACTCCTTGCTGTCGGGGGCGCTGACATCCACCGACGACTGCTTCGGAGACGAGCTCTCACTCTAGTACATACCATTACACCTGAAGCTACGTCACACTGACAGTcaaatattcttaaataaacAAAGAGCCGCCTGCCTTTACCATCGACAATCTAGTAACTATATTTACCTTACTAAATATAACCTAATTCAATTGAACATGACGAAATTTGCGATCTTTACCTGGTGAAAAGTTTCGTGTATCCAGCTCTcagttattttactaatgattAAACAGTTGTCCGATCTCTTTTACCAACCAGTCTTCACACTGGTAACGCGGTTAAGACAATAAGCCAAAAACTACCCGCTAAAATGTCCTACAACGCATTGTCTTTCCTGTTATTAACCAAGATGTCTGGCCTTCTTGATTCTCTAATACGACGATAACCAATTGTGTTTCCGCACACCGTCggcttatataagtatatagtaCGCCGTGGAGTATATAATGTATATACATTCGATGGAAATAAAGATCGAAGAAGCTCGATGAAACGAGTGAGTCATTTACGTGTGAGTGTCAGGGCTCGGT encodes the following:
- the LOC101736090 gene encoding uncharacterized protein LOC101736090 isoform X2: MQLSSGITSIIWPLWFVQWAQCGEGLVTAAPTVLWAVGAVLLAQRMIAALFRRFAFRRVPFWELVLQNLLFLWMVIYSLHFWAVLVKIAKSVVEYTYTNLDNSVGPEDAESCQLMQLWVVWMLAAGPLAYYLYTRAKPESQPLMIWITTNPWQRREMGPYGYYLNRPPSAERRPSDSGQRPCALRRALSDSTVIRDGPRKKRYSKSV